The following are encoded together in the Sparus aurata chromosome 1, fSpaAur1.1, whole genome shotgun sequence genome:
- the LOC115580047 gene encoding ETS-related transcription factor Elf-2 isoform X4: protein MTSVVLVDAGGTVVEYVTAEEYPQQEEECEVDMEYEGEVEGECEAEEAYEEVQEREEAEDYPAVIVEEVPGANLAEEQGYSAQVVVYEDEAYLMQEVGDEQEVETEGEAVEASVHGTSIHCSDKTFEAAEALLRMDSPSSLREDRSPEAFVPPCVATPDFLHAAMRPDMITETEVEISTEECCEEEDEEIGTLLEEPEPGHEPVRKRRGRKPKTHPSSISNGSPDLGIKKKPREGKGSTTYLWEFLLDLLQDKNTCPRYIKWTQREKGIFKLVDSKAVSKLWGKHKNKPDMNYETMGRALRYYYQRGILAKVEGQRLVYQFKEMPKNIVIIDDDKADMPSPDDLIGSETSSYERVLPSPDVLLQASDLSSSKKPNILRGNRANVVHAPVPTGNKTLAGGVAGISRIVAVSAASDGSQAQQSHAAIISNASGPRTVRVAMQVPVVMTTSLGQKISTVAVQQQAGTTGAGGHTTLLTNTSAIGGAGNTNSQQKVVIQTIPTMVPATAENGDKITVQLAKIITIPAHQLAQCQLQTSTGTNKSGVGASPTGISLLGSPLTVRALAPVNVAPGTQVMRLTVPTQAQQQTLVVSQPGSGAGVVTVSAANQTLTAQPRLISGVINGSELVIGAPAVGALEKLKAAGVQVQAVQVPVTVQQNVQSEAMDTEVVIKLETPDVTMKSEEPEC from the exons ATGACCTCAGTGGTGCTGGTCGACGCTGGTGGGACAGTGGTGGAGTATGTCACAGCCGAGGAGTACCCCCAGCAG GAGGAAGAGTGTGAGGTGGACATGGAGTATGAAGGAGAGGTGGAAGGCGAGTGTGAAGCTGAGGAGGCCTATGAAGAAGTacaggaaagagaggaggcCGAGGACTACCCAGCAGTCATAGTAGAGGAGGTGCCTGGTGCTAACCTTGCTGAGGAGCAGGGTTACTCAGCCCAGGTGGTGGTGTATGAGGATGAGGCCTACCTGATGCAGGAAGTGGGCGATGAGCAGGAGGTGGAGACGGAAGGGGAGGCAG tggagGCATCTGTCCATGGCACCAGCATCCACTGCTCTGACAAGACCTTTGAGGCTGCAGAGGCTCTGCTACGCATGGATTCACCATCCAGCCTCAGAGAAGACCGCAGCCCAG AAGCTTTTGTCCCACCCTGCGTAGCGACACCAGACTTCCTTCACGCTGCCATGCGTCCTGACATGATCACAGAAACAGAGGTGGAGATATCAACAGAAGAGTGTtgtgaggaggaagatgaggagatTGGCACCCTGCTTGAGGAACCAGAACCCGGCCACGAGCCtgtcaggaagaggagag GACGGAAGCCAAAGACGCATCCGTCATCCATTTCCAACGGCTCACCAGACCTCGGCATCAAGAAGAAACCAAGAGAGGGGAAAG GGAGCACAACCTACCTGTGGGAGTTCTTGTTGGACCTCCTCCAGGACAAGAACACCTGTCCTAGATACATCAAGTGGACCCAGAGAGAGAAGGGCATCTTCAAACTGGTCGACTCAAAGGCTGTGTCCAAACTGTGGGGCAAACACAAGAACAAGCCTGACATGAACTATGAGACCATGGGACGGGCACTCAG ATATTACTACCAGCGGGGGATCCTCGCCAAGGTAGAGGGCCAACGCCTAGTTTACCAGTTCAAAGAGATGCCCAAAAACATAGTCATTATCGACGATGACAAGGCTGACATGCcctcccctgatgatctgattGGCTCAGAGACCTCATCCTATGAGCGCGTGCTGCCCTCGCCAGATGTGCTGCTGCAGGCGAGCGATCTGTCATCTTCCAAGAAGCCCAACATCCTGCGGGGTAACAGGGCAAACGTGGTCCACGCTCCTGTTCCCACAGGCAACAAGACATTGGCAGGAGGCGTGGCAGGGATATCGAGGATAGTGGCAGTTTCAGCAGCATCAGATGGGAGTCAGGCCCAGCAGTCTCACGCGGCTATCATCTCTAACGCCAGTGGGCCAAG GACGGTGCGGGTGGCTATGCAGGTGCCTGTGGTCATGACAACATCGCTGGGTCAGAAGATTTCCACCGTTgctgtgcagcagcaggcaggAACGACAGGGGCAGGCGGCCACACCACCCTCCTCACCAACACTTCGGCTATTGGTGGTGCTGGGAACACCAACTCACAACAGAAG GTTGTGATCCAGACCATCCCCACCATGGTCCCAGCCACCGCAGAGAACGGGGACAAGATCACTGTCCAGCTGGCTAAGATCATCACAATCCCAGCCCACCAGTTAGCTCAGTGTCAGCTCCAGACCTCCACGGGCACAAACAAGTCCGGTGTCGGGGCCTCACCAACGGGCATCAGCCTCCTCGGGAGCCCCCTGACGGTCCGGGCCCTGGCACCCGTCAACGTCGCTCCGGGAACGCAAGTGATGAGACTCACCGTACCAACGCAGGCACAACAACAGACTCTTGTGGTGTCACAGCCGGGCAGTGGGGCGGGGGTTGTAACCGTatcagcagccaatcagacgtTGACGGCACAGCCTCGGCTCATAAGCGGCGTCATTAACGGTTCTGAGCTGGTCATAGGAGCACCAGCGGTCGGGGCACTAGAGAAGCTGAAGGCTGCAGGAGTCCAGGTCCAAGCTGTGCAGGTGCCGGTGACAGTCCAGCAGAATGTCCAATCAGAGGCCATGGACACTGAAGTGGTAATCAAACTAGAAACGCCTGACGTGACGATGAAGTCGGAAGAGCCTGAGTGTTGA
- the LOC115580047 gene encoding ETS-related transcription factor Elf-2 isoform X2 — MTSVVLVDAGGTVVEYVTAEEYPQQEEECEVDMEYEGEVEGECEAEEAYEEVQEREEAEDYPAVIVEEVPGANLAEEQGYSAQVVVYEDEAYLMQEVGDEQEVETEGEAVEASVHGTSIHCSDKTFEAAEALLRMDSPSSLREDRSPEAFVPPCVATPDFLHAAMRPDMITETEVEISTEECCEEEDEEIGTLLEEPEPGHEPVRKRRAGRKPKTHPSSISNGSPDLGIKKKPREGKGSTTYLWEFLLDLLQDKNTCPRYIKWTQREKGIFKLVDSKAVSKLWGKHKNKPDMNYETMGRALRYYYQRGILAKVEGQRLVYQFKEMPKNIVIIDDDKADMPSPDDLIGSETSSYERVLPSPDVLLQASDLSSSKKPNILRGNRANVVHAPVPTGNKTLAGGVAGISRIVAVSAASDGSQAQQSHAAIISNASGPRTVRVAMQVPVVMTTSLGQKISTVAVQQQAGTTGAGGHTTLLTNTSAIGGAGNTNSQQKVVIQTIPTMVPATAENGDKITVQLAKIITIPAHQLAQCQLQTSTGTNKSGVGASPTGISLLGSPLTVRALAPVNVAPGTQVMRLTVPTQAQQQTLVVSQPGSGAGVVTVSAANQTLTAQPRLISGVINGSELVIGAPAVGALEKLKAAGVQVQAVQVPVTVQQNVQSEAMDTEVVIKLETPDVTMKSEEPEC, encoded by the exons ATGACCTCAGTGGTGCTGGTCGACGCTGGTGGGACAGTGGTGGAGTATGTCACAGCCGAGGAGTACCCCCAGCAG GAGGAAGAGTGTGAGGTGGACATGGAGTATGAAGGAGAGGTGGAAGGCGAGTGTGAAGCTGAGGAGGCCTATGAAGAAGTacaggaaagagaggaggcCGAGGACTACCCAGCAGTCATAGTAGAGGAGGTGCCTGGTGCTAACCTTGCTGAGGAGCAGGGTTACTCAGCCCAGGTGGTGGTGTATGAGGATGAGGCCTACCTGATGCAGGAAGTGGGCGATGAGCAGGAGGTGGAGACGGAAGGGGAGGCAG tggagGCATCTGTCCATGGCACCAGCATCCACTGCTCTGACAAGACCTTTGAGGCTGCAGAGGCTCTGCTACGCATGGATTCACCATCCAGCCTCAGAGAAGACCGCAGCCCAG AAGCTTTTGTCCCACCCTGCGTAGCGACACCAGACTTCCTTCACGCTGCCATGCGTCCTGACATGATCACAGAAACAGAGGTGGAGATATCAACAGAAGAGTGTtgtgaggaggaagatgaggagatTGGCACCCTGCTTGAGGAACCAGAACCCGGCCACGAGCCtgtcaggaagaggagag cagGACGGAAGCCAAAGACGCATCCGTCATCCATTTCCAACGGCTCACCAGACCTCGGCATCAAGAAGAAACCAAGAGAGGGGAAAG GGAGCACAACCTACCTGTGGGAGTTCTTGTTGGACCTCCTCCAGGACAAGAACACCTGTCCTAGATACATCAAGTGGACCCAGAGAGAGAAGGGCATCTTCAAACTGGTCGACTCAAAGGCTGTGTCCAAACTGTGGGGCAAACACAAGAACAAGCCTGACATGAACTATGAGACCATGGGACGGGCACTCAG ATATTACTACCAGCGGGGGATCCTCGCCAAGGTAGAGGGCCAACGCCTAGTTTACCAGTTCAAAGAGATGCCCAAAAACATAGTCATTATCGACGATGACAAGGCTGACATGCcctcccctgatgatctgattGGCTCAGAGACCTCATCCTATGAGCGCGTGCTGCCCTCGCCAGATGTGCTGCTGCAGGCGAGCGATCTGTCATCTTCCAAGAAGCCCAACATCCTGCGGGGTAACAGGGCAAACGTGGTCCACGCTCCTGTTCCCACAGGCAACAAGACATTGGCAGGAGGCGTGGCAGGGATATCGAGGATAGTGGCAGTTTCAGCAGCATCAGATGGGAGTCAGGCCCAGCAGTCTCACGCGGCTATCATCTCTAACGCCAGTGGGCCAAG GACGGTGCGGGTGGCTATGCAGGTGCCTGTGGTCATGACAACATCGCTGGGTCAGAAGATTTCCACCGTTgctgtgcagcagcaggcaggAACGACAGGGGCAGGCGGCCACACCACCCTCCTCACCAACACTTCGGCTATTGGTGGTGCTGGGAACACCAACTCACAACAGAAG GTTGTGATCCAGACCATCCCCACCATGGTCCCAGCCACCGCAGAGAACGGGGACAAGATCACTGTCCAGCTGGCTAAGATCATCACAATCCCAGCCCACCAGTTAGCTCAGTGTCAGCTCCAGACCTCCACGGGCACAAACAAGTCCGGTGTCGGGGCCTCACCAACGGGCATCAGCCTCCTCGGGAGCCCCCTGACGGTCCGGGCCCTGGCACCCGTCAACGTCGCTCCGGGAACGCAAGTGATGAGACTCACCGTACCAACGCAGGCACAACAACAGACTCTTGTGGTGTCACAGCCGGGCAGTGGGGCGGGGGTTGTAACCGTatcagcagccaatcagacgtTGACGGCACAGCCTCGGCTCATAAGCGGCGTCATTAACGGTTCTGAGCTGGTCATAGGAGCACCAGCGGTCGGGGCACTAGAGAAGCTGAAGGCTGCAGGAGTCCAGGTCCAAGCTGTGCAGGTGCCGGTGACAGTCCAGCAGAATGTCCAATCAGAGGCCATGGACACTGAAGTGGTAATCAAACTAGAAACGCCTGACGTGACGATGAAGTCGGAAGAGCCTGAGTGTTGA
- the LOC115580047 gene encoding ETS-related transcription factor Elf-2 isoform X6, translating to MATSQHEGHANQLDLLIRAVEASVHGTSIHCSDKTFEAAEALLRMDSPSSLREDRSPEAFVPPCVATPDFLHAAMRPDMITETEVEISTEECCEEEDEEIGTLLEEPEPGHEPVRKRRAGRKPKTHPSSISNGSPDLGIKKKPREGKGSTTYLWEFLLDLLQDKNTCPRYIKWTQREKGIFKLVDSKAVSKLWGKHKNKPDMNYETMGRALRYYYQRGILAKVEGQRLVYQFKEMPKNIVIIDDDKADMPSPDDLIGSETSSYERVLPSPDVLLQASDLSSSKKPNILRGNRANVVHAPVPTGNKTLAGGVAGISRIVAVSAASDGSQAQQSHAAIISNASGPRTVRVAMQVPVVMTTSLGQKISTVAVQQQAGTTGAGGHTTLLTNTSAIGGAGNTNSQQKVVIQTIPTMVPATAENGDKITVQLAKIITIPAHQLAQCQLQTSTGTNKSGVGASPTGISLLGSPLTVRALAPVNVAPGTQVMRLTVPTQAQQQTLVVSQPGSGAGVVTVSAANQTLTAQPRLISGVINGSELVIGAPAVGALEKLKAAGVQVQAVQVPVTVQQNVQSEAMDTEVVIKLETPDVTMKSEEPEC from the exons ATGGCGACTTCACAGCATGAGGGGCACGCAAACCAGCTCGATTTACTCATCAGAGCCG tggagGCATCTGTCCATGGCACCAGCATCCACTGCTCTGACAAGACCTTTGAGGCTGCAGAGGCTCTGCTACGCATGGATTCACCATCCAGCCTCAGAGAAGACCGCAGCCCAG AAGCTTTTGTCCCACCCTGCGTAGCGACACCAGACTTCCTTCACGCTGCCATGCGTCCTGACATGATCACAGAAACAGAGGTGGAGATATCAACAGAAGAGTGTtgtgaggaggaagatgaggagatTGGCACCCTGCTTGAGGAACCAGAACCCGGCCACGAGCCtgtcaggaagaggagag cagGACGGAAGCCAAAGACGCATCCGTCATCCATTTCCAACGGCTCACCAGACCTCGGCATCAAGAAGAAACCAAGAGAGGGGAAAG GGAGCACAACCTACCTGTGGGAGTTCTTGTTGGACCTCCTCCAGGACAAGAACACCTGTCCTAGATACATCAAGTGGACCCAGAGAGAGAAGGGCATCTTCAAACTGGTCGACTCAAAGGCTGTGTCCAAACTGTGGGGCAAACACAAGAACAAGCCTGACATGAACTATGAGACCATGGGACGGGCACTCAG ATATTACTACCAGCGGGGGATCCTCGCCAAGGTAGAGGGCCAACGCCTAGTTTACCAGTTCAAAGAGATGCCCAAAAACATAGTCATTATCGACGATGACAAGGCTGACATGCcctcccctgatgatctgattGGCTCAGAGACCTCATCCTATGAGCGCGTGCTGCCCTCGCCAGATGTGCTGCTGCAGGCGAGCGATCTGTCATCTTCCAAGAAGCCCAACATCCTGCGGGGTAACAGGGCAAACGTGGTCCACGCTCCTGTTCCCACAGGCAACAAGACATTGGCAGGAGGCGTGGCAGGGATATCGAGGATAGTGGCAGTTTCAGCAGCATCAGATGGGAGTCAGGCCCAGCAGTCTCACGCGGCTATCATCTCTAACGCCAGTGGGCCAAG GACGGTGCGGGTGGCTATGCAGGTGCCTGTGGTCATGACAACATCGCTGGGTCAGAAGATTTCCACCGTTgctgtgcagcagcaggcaggAACGACAGGGGCAGGCGGCCACACCACCCTCCTCACCAACACTTCGGCTATTGGTGGTGCTGGGAACACCAACTCACAACAGAAG GTTGTGATCCAGACCATCCCCACCATGGTCCCAGCCACCGCAGAGAACGGGGACAAGATCACTGTCCAGCTGGCTAAGATCATCACAATCCCAGCCCACCAGTTAGCTCAGTGTCAGCTCCAGACCTCCACGGGCACAAACAAGTCCGGTGTCGGGGCCTCACCAACGGGCATCAGCCTCCTCGGGAGCCCCCTGACGGTCCGGGCCCTGGCACCCGTCAACGTCGCTCCGGGAACGCAAGTGATGAGACTCACCGTACCAACGCAGGCACAACAACAGACTCTTGTGGTGTCACAGCCGGGCAGTGGGGCGGGGGTTGTAACCGTatcagcagccaatcagacgtTGACGGCACAGCCTCGGCTCATAAGCGGCGTCATTAACGGTTCTGAGCTGGTCATAGGAGCACCAGCGGTCGGGGCACTAGAGAAGCTGAAGGCTGCAGGAGTCCAGGTCCAAGCTGTGCAGGTGCCGGTGACAGTCCAGCAGAATGTCCAATCAGAGGCCATGGACACTGAAGTGGTAATCAAACTAGAAACGCCTGACGTGACGATGAAGTCGGAAGAGCCTGAGTGTTGA
- the LOC115580047 gene encoding ETS-related transcription factor Elf-2 isoform X1 — protein sequence MTSVVLVDAGGTVVEYVTAEEYPQQEEECEVDMEYEGEVEGECEAEEAYEEVQEREEAEDYPAVIVEEVPGANLAEEQGYSAQVVVYEDEAYLMQEVGDEQEVETEGEAVEASVHGTSIHCSDKTFEAAEALLRMDSPSSLREDRSPEAFVPPCVATPDFLHAAMRPDMITETEVEISTEECCEEEDEEIGTLLEEPEPGHEPVRKRRAGRKPKTHPSSISNGSPDLGIKKKPREGKAGSTTYLWEFLLDLLQDKNTCPRYIKWTQREKGIFKLVDSKAVSKLWGKHKNKPDMNYETMGRALRYYYQRGILAKVEGQRLVYQFKEMPKNIVIIDDDKADMPSPDDLIGSETSSYERVLPSPDVLLQASDLSSSKKPNILRGNRANVVHAPVPTGNKTLAGGVAGISRIVAVSAASDGSQAQQSHAAIISNASGPRTVRVAMQVPVVMTTSLGQKISTVAVQQQAGTTGAGGHTTLLTNTSAIGGAGNTNSQQKVVIQTIPTMVPATAENGDKITVQLAKIITIPAHQLAQCQLQTSTGTNKSGVGASPTGISLLGSPLTVRALAPVNVAPGTQVMRLTVPTQAQQQTLVVSQPGSGAGVVTVSAANQTLTAQPRLISGVINGSELVIGAPAVGALEKLKAAGVQVQAVQVPVTVQQNVQSEAMDTEVVIKLETPDVTMKSEEPEC from the exons ATGACCTCAGTGGTGCTGGTCGACGCTGGTGGGACAGTGGTGGAGTATGTCACAGCCGAGGAGTACCCCCAGCAG GAGGAAGAGTGTGAGGTGGACATGGAGTATGAAGGAGAGGTGGAAGGCGAGTGTGAAGCTGAGGAGGCCTATGAAGAAGTacaggaaagagaggaggcCGAGGACTACCCAGCAGTCATAGTAGAGGAGGTGCCTGGTGCTAACCTTGCTGAGGAGCAGGGTTACTCAGCCCAGGTGGTGGTGTATGAGGATGAGGCCTACCTGATGCAGGAAGTGGGCGATGAGCAGGAGGTGGAGACGGAAGGGGAGGCAG tggagGCATCTGTCCATGGCACCAGCATCCACTGCTCTGACAAGACCTTTGAGGCTGCAGAGGCTCTGCTACGCATGGATTCACCATCCAGCCTCAGAGAAGACCGCAGCCCAG AAGCTTTTGTCCCACCCTGCGTAGCGACACCAGACTTCCTTCACGCTGCCATGCGTCCTGACATGATCACAGAAACAGAGGTGGAGATATCAACAGAAGAGTGTtgtgaggaggaagatgaggagatTGGCACCCTGCTTGAGGAACCAGAACCCGGCCACGAGCCtgtcaggaagaggagag cagGACGGAAGCCAAAGACGCATCCGTCATCCATTTCCAACGGCTCACCAGACCTCGGCATCAAGAAGAAACCAAGAGAGGGGAAAG CAGGGAGCACAACCTACCTGTGGGAGTTCTTGTTGGACCTCCTCCAGGACAAGAACACCTGTCCTAGATACATCAAGTGGACCCAGAGAGAGAAGGGCATCTTCAAACTGGTCGACTCAAAGGCTGTGTCCAAACTGTGGGGCAAACACAAGAACAAGCCTGACATGAACTATGAGACCATGGGACGGGCACTCAG ATATTACTACCAGCGGGGGATCCTCGCCAAGGTAGAGGGCCAACGCCTAGTTTACCAGTTCAAAGAGATGCCCAAAAACATAGTCATTATCGACGATGACAAGGCTGACATGCcctcccctgatgatctgattGGCTCAGAGACCTCATCCTATGAGCGCGTGCTGCCCTCGCCAGATGTGCTGCTGCAGGCGAGCGATCTGTCATCTTCCAAGAAGCCCAACATCCTGCGGGGTAACAGGGCAAACGTGGTCCACGCTCCTGTTCCCACAGGCAACAAGACATTGGCAGGAGGCGTGGCAGGGATATCGAGGATAGTGGCAGTTTCAGCAGCATCAGATGGGAGTCAGGCCCAGCAGTCTCACGCGGCTATCATCTCTAACGCCAGTGGGCCAAG GACGGTGCGGGTGGCTATGCAGGTGCCTGTGGTCATGACAACATCGCTGGGTCAGAAGATTTCCACCGTTgctgtgcagcagcaggcaggAACGACAGGGGCAGGCGGCCACACCACCCTCCTCACCAACACTTCGGCTATTGGTGGTGCTGGGAACACCAACTCACAACAGAAG GTTGTGATCCAGACCATCCCCACCATGGTCCCAGCCACCGCAGAGAACGGGGACAAGATCACTGTCCAGCTGGCTAAGATCATCACAATCCCAGCCCACCAGTTAGCTCAGTGTCAGCTCCAGACCTCCACGGGCACAAACAAGTCCGGTGTCGGGGCCTCACCAACGGGCATCAGCCTCCTCGGGAGCCCCCTGACGGTCCGGGCCCTGGCACCCGTCAACGTCGCTCCGGGAACGCAAGTGATGAGACTCACCGTACCAACGCAGGCACAACAACAGACTCTTGTGGTGTCACAGCCGGGCAGTGGGGCGGGGGTTGTAACCGTatcagcagccaatcagacgtTGACGGCACAGCCTCGGCTCATAAGCGGCGTCATTAACGGTTCTGAGCTGGTCATAGGAGCACCAGCGGTCGGGGCACTAGAGAAGCTGAAGGCTGCAGGAGTCCAGGTCCAAGCTGTGCAGGTGCCGGTGACAGTCCAGCAGAATGTCCAATCAGAGGCCATGGACACTGAAGTGGTAATCAAACTAGAAACGCCTGACGTGACGATGAAGTCGGAAGAGCCTGAGTGTTGA
- the LOC115580047 gene encoding ETS-related transcription factor Elf-2 isoform X3, whose protein sequence is MTSVVLVDAGGTVVEYVTAEEYPQQEEECEVDMEYEGEVEGECEAEEAYEEVQEREEAEDYPAVIVEEVPGANLAEEQGYSAQVVVYEDEAYLMQEVGDEQEVETEGEAVEASVHGTSIHCSDKTFEAAEALLRMDSPSSLREDRSPEAFVPPCVATPDFLHAAMRPDMITETEVEISTEECCEEEDEEIGTLLEEPEPGHEPVRKRRGRKPKTHPSSISNGSPDLGIKKKPREGKAGSTTYLWEFLLDLLQDKNTCPRYIKWTQREKGIFKLVDSKAVSKLWGKHKNKPDMNYETMGRALRYYYQRGILAKVEGQRLVYQFKEMPKNIVIIDDDKADMPSPDDLIGSETSSYERVLPSPDVLLQASDLSSSKKPNILRGNRANVVHAPVPTGNKTLAGGVAGISRIVAVSAASDGSQAQQSHAAIISNASGPRTVRVAMQVPVVMTTSLGQKISTVAVQQQAGTTGAGGHTTLLTNTSAIGGAGNTNSQQKVVIQTIPTMVPATAENGDKITVQLAKIITIPAHQLAQCQLQTSTGTNKSGVGASPTGISLLGSPLTVRALAPVNVAPGTQVMRLTVPTQAQQQTLVVSQPGSGAGVVTVSAANQTLTAQPRLISGVINGSELVIGAPAVGALEKLKAAGVQVQAVQVPVTVQQNVQSEAMDTEVVIKLETPDVTMKSEEPEC, encoded by the exons ATGACCTCAGTGGTGCTGGTCGACGCTGGTGGGACAGTGGTGGAGTATGTCACAGCCGAGGAGTACCCCCAGCAG GAGGAAGAGTGTGAGGTGGACATGGAGTATGAAGGAGAGGTGGAAGGCGAGTGTGAAGCTGAGGAGGCCTATGAAGAAGTacaggaaagagaggaggcCGAGGACTACCCAGCAGTCATAGTAGAGGAGGTGCCTGGTGCTAACCTTGCTGAGGAGCAGGGTTACTCAGCCCAGGTGGTGGTGTATGAGGATGAGGCCTACCTGATGCAGGAAGTGGGCGATGAGCAGGAGGTGGAGACGGAAGGGGAGGCAG tggagGCATCTGTCCATGGCACCAGCATCCACTGCTCTGACAAGACCTTTGAGGCTGCAGAGGCTCTGCTACGCATGGATTCACCATCCAGCCTCAGAGAAGACCGCAGCCCAG AAGCTTTTGTCCCACCCTGCGTAGCGACACCAGACTTCCTTCACGCTGCCATGCGTCCTGACATGATCACAGAAACAGAGGTGGAGATATCAACAGAAGAGTGTtgtgaggaggaagatgaggagatTGGCACCCTGCTTGAGGAACCAGAACCCGGCCACGAGCCtgtcaggaagaggagag GACGGAAGCCAAAGACGCATCCGTCATCCATTTCCAACGGCTCACCAGACCTCGGCATCAAGAAGAAACCAAGAGAGGGGAAAG CAGGGAGCACAACCTACCTGTGGGAGTTCTTGTTGGACCTCCTCCAGGACAAGAACACCTGTCCTAGATACATCAAGTGGACCCAGAGAGAGAAGGGCATCTTCAAACTGGTCGACTCAAAGGCTGTGTCCAAACTGTGGGGCAAACACAAGAACAAGCCTGACATGAACTATGAGACCATGGGACGGGCACTCAG ATATTACTACCAGCGGGGGATCCTCGCCAAGGTAGAGGGCCAACGCCTAGTTTACCAGTTCAAAGAGATGCCCAAAAACATAGTCATTATCGACGATGACAAGGCTGACATGCcctcccctgatgatctgattGGCTCAGAGACCTCATCCTATGAGCGCGTGCTGCCCTCGCCAGATGTGCTGCTGCAGGCGAGCGATCTGTCATCTTCCAAGAAGCCCAACATCCTGCGGGGTAACAGGGCAAACGTGGTCCACGCTCCTGTTCCCACAGGCAACAAGACATTGGCAGGAGGCGTGGCAGGGATATCGAGGATAGTGGCAGTTTCAGCAGCATCAGATGGGAGTCAGGCCCAGCAGTCTCACGCGGCTATCATCTCTAACGCCAGTGGGCCAAG GACGGTGCGGGTGGCTATGCAGGTGCCTGTGGTCATGACAACATCGCTGGGTCAGAAGATTTCCACCGTTgctgtgcagcagcaggcaggAACGACAGGGGCAGGCGGCCACACCACCCTCCTCACCAACACTTCGGCTATTGGTGGTGCTGGGAACACCAACTCACAACAGAAG GTTGTGATCCAGACCATCCCCACCATGGTCCCAGCCACCGCAGAGAACGGGGACAAGATCACTGTCCAGCTGGCTAAGATCATCACAATCCCAGCCCACCAGTTAGCTCAGTGTCAGCTCCAGACCTCCACGGGCACAAACAAGTCCGGTGTCGGGGCCTCACCAACGGGCATCAGCCTCCTCGGGAGCCCCCTGACGGTCCGGGCCCTGGCACCCGTCAACGTCGCTCCGGGAACGCAAGTGATGAGACTCACCGTACCAACGCAGGCACAACAACAGACTCTTGTGGTGTCACAGCCGGGCAGTGGGGCGGGGGTTGTAACCGTatcagcagccaatcagacgtTGACGGCACAGCCTCGGCTCATAAGCGGCGTCATTAACGGTTCTGAGCTGGTCATAGGAGCACCAGCGGTCGGGGCACTAGAGAAGCTGAAGGCTGCAGGAGTCCAGGTCCAAGCTGTGCAGGTGCCGGTGACAGTCCAGCAGAATGTCCAATCAGAGGCCATGGACACTGAAGTGGTAATCAAACTAGAAACGCCTGACGTGACGATGAAGTCGGAAGAGCCTGAGTGTTGA